Proteins co-encoded in one Actinomadura luteofluorescens genomic window:
- the sodX gene encoding nickel-type superoxide dismutase maturation protease, with product MRIRTPALCVLAAAALVALAARRLRTVEVSGESMLPGLRPGDWLIVRDGARPAPGAVVVAEHPERRGLLIVKRVSHRSADGWWLESDNRRALGARDSWDFGPVADDLVVGRVVGRYWPRPGVRLTRRRER from the coding sequence ATGCGGATCCGGACCCCGGCGCTGTGCGTCCTGGCGGCGGCGGCGCTGGTCGCGCTCGCCGCACGGAGGCTGCGGACGGTCGAGGTCAGCGGGGAGTCGATGCTTCCGGGGCTGCGGCCCGGGGACTGGCTCATCGTCCGCGACGGCGCCCGGCCCGCGCCCGGTGCCGTGGTCGTCGCCGAGCACCCGGAGCGCCGGGGACTGCTCATCGTGAAGCGCGTCTCGCACCGGTCGGCGGACGGGTGGTGGCTGGAGAGCGACAACCGGCGCGCCCTCGGCGCCAGGGACAGCTGGGATTTCGGTCCCGTCGCCGACGACCTGGTCGTGGGGCGGGTCGTGGGACGTTACTGGCCTCGCCCCGGCGTGCGTCTGACCCGGCGGCGGGAGCGCTGA
- a CDS encoding alpha/beta hydrolase, producing MPLDAELAAALDGMPYVGLADPVRARAAMNDLVRALARPVGDERAVVEDRVVSGGVPVRVYRPRETPAPVLVYFHGGGFVTGGLENEHERCLKFAGEDGIAVVSVDYRLAPEHPFPAGFEDCYAATLWAHEHAGEFGGDPERVAVGGGSAGGALAAAVALRARDEGGPPLVFQMLLYPVLDDRMATPSMRTFTEPPLFNSGDVRHMWRHYLGGRADVPAYAAPARAGDLSGLPRAYVLVPEHDPLRDEGLAYAHRLIVSGVPTELHHVPGACHGFDGIISARLGRLAFEEERAVLRRCLSGRVDTPIAK from the coding sequence ATGCCCCTGGACGCCGAACTCGCCGCCGCGCTCGACGGCATGCCCTACGTCGGGCTCGCGGACCCCGTGCGGGCCCGCGCCGCCATGAACGACCTGGTCCGCGCCCTCGCCCGGCCGGTGGGCGACGAGCGAGCGGTCGTCGAGGACCGCGTCGTCTCCGGTGGGGTCCCGGTGCGGGTCTACCGGCCGCGCGAGACGCCCGCGCCCGTGCTCGTGTACTTCCACGGCGGCGGGTTCGTGACCGGCGGGCTGGAGAACGAGCACGAGCGCTGCCTGAAGTTCGCCGGGGAGGACGGGATCGCGGTCGTCTCTGTCGACTACCGGCTCGCGCCCGAGCACCCTTTTCCCGCCGGTTTCGAGGACTGCTATGCGGCGACCCTGTGGGCCCATGAGCACGCGGGGGAGTTCGGCGGCGACCCGGAGCGGGTCGCGGTCGGCGGCGGGAGCGCGGGCGGGGCGCTGGCCGCCGCGGTGGCGCTGCGGGCGCGGGACGAGGGCGGGCCGCCGCTGGTGTTCCAGATGCTGCTGTACCCCGTCCTGGACGACCGGATGGCCACGCCGTCGATGCGGACGTTCACCGAGCCGCCGCTGTTCAACAGCGGCGACGTGCGGCACATGTGGCGCCACTACCTCGGCGGGCGGGCGGACGTGCCCGCCTACGCCGCACCGGCGCGGGCCGGAGACCTGAGCGGCCTGCCGCGCGCCTACGTGCTCGTCCCCGAGCACGACCCGCTGCGGGACGAGGGGCTCGCCTACGCGCACCGGCTGATCGTCTCCGGGGTTCCCACGGAGCTGCACCATGTGCCGGGCGCCTGCCACGGTTTCGACGGCATCATCTCGGCGCGGCTGGGGCGGCTCGCGTTCGAGGAGGAGCGCGCCGTCCTGCGGCGATGTCTCTCCGGGAGGGTGGACACGCCAATCGCTAAGTGA
- a CDS encoding glycoside hydrolase family 38 N-terminal domain-containing protein — protein MTSRLLQASLGSPDYDGIRDALRQDTSTEVLAVRGLSVRAAVLPLFKRDEGGALLQAVRLTLSGGGPVEVALKDGDAEIAAAAAEGGTVTLLVPEVDAPRRLTLEVRDSGGLVGAAPLDVAPQRKWNVFVVHHSHLDIGYTDTQGTVLRHHLDYLDAALRLARETDGRPDDARFRWSVESSMPALRWLATRPDDQVAEFAERARAGDIEVTAFPMQLHTEACSTEELYRQLRFVEQLRREHGIEVRSAMHTDIPGAVVGTVDALNAAGVRYLAAAHNWAGRSVPYITGGDRLARPFRWRSPGGGELIVWFTDTPHGMAYMEGNTVGLVDGYDLAEDLLPRYLGSLADRPYPYGPGTFGWYAAPGQVGAAKDPDFLDAVHLRVQGAHADNAGPSIVPADIAHRWNETWAYPRLRMATNADFFEYVEEHHGDRLQTHEGDWTDWWADGLGSGARPLGYVRRAQNVLRAAETLHALADERSGDRTGASAAIDEAYDRAALFDEHTWGAANPWEDAEEGGDSGGLQWTRKSQVGYQAHDDALDLLQAGARRIGATFGAAPDALASFLVVNPGTAARTDAARAFLPRDVVAVDVPIALVDARTGEPVPHREEEVDPDEWPTRPIGRHLEAVVPDVPGHGHVRVDVVRAEAGAPEPVDLGSGGTIENEFYRVVYDLREGHIASVFDKTAGRELVNADAVAGFGQYVYDRYATAPHFNHMSGHMLVHDKTMLGDRAVATHATVTECSRTPAGERLVVELHGKGVDWLRTTIDLYAGVPRVDVRYQLGKQPTAAKEAVFFAFPFAVDGPPAAWELTGGVGGTGVPSVPGSAEHMRPIRHWVAFEDPELTVAWATLEAPLVQFGSIHMPYAPFPPTLDEEDGTVYSWALNNIWDTNFPSQQQGETTFRYAFASGAAGSGRRLGARTAAGITDPFVATLATGDMPAAESGTFLRVDDPDVLVTSVGRARDGEGLAVRLQSLAAGPVETGLHVPGAARASLSGGLERDPAELPVRDGTMTVRLPACGVATVTVRR, from the coding sequence ATGACGAGTCGCCTGCTGCAGGCGAGCCTCGGCTCGCCCGACTATGACGGGATCCGCGACGCGCTGCGCCAGGACACCTCGACCGAGGTGCTCGCCGTGCGCGGGCTGTCGGTGCGCGCCGCCGTGCTGCCGCTGTTCAAGCGGGACGAGGGCGGCGCGCTCCTCCAGGCCGTCCGGCTGACGCTGTCCGGCGGGGGGCCGGTGGAGGTGGCCCTCAAGGACGGCGACGCCGAGATCGCCGCCGCGGCGGCGGAGGGCGGGACCGTCACGCTGCTCGTCCCCGAGGTGGACGCCCCCCGCCGCCTCACCCTGGAGGTGCGCGACTCCGGCGGGCTCGTCGGGGCCGCGCCGCTCGACGTCGCCCCGCAGCGCAAGTGGAACGTCTTCGTCGTCCACCACTCGCACCTCGACATCGGCTACACCGACACGCAGGGCACCGTCCTGCGGCACCACCTCGACTACCTCGACGCGGCGCTGCGGCTGGCGCGGGAGACCGACGGGCGGCCGGACGACGCGCGGTTCCGCTGGTCGGTCGAGTCGTCCATGCCCGCGCTGCGGTGGCTCGCCACCCGCCCGGACGACCAGGTCGCCGAGTTCGCCGAGCGGGCCCGTGCGGGCGACATCGAGGTCACCGCGTTCCCGATGCAGCTGCACACCGAGGCGTGCTCGACCGAGGAGCTGTACCGGCAGCTCCGCTTCGTCGAGCAGCTGCGCCGCGAGCACGGCATCGAGGTCCGGTCGGCGATGCACACCGACATCCCGGGCGCCGTCGTCGGGACGGTGGACGCCCTCAACGCGGCCGGCGTCCGGTACCTTGCCGCCGCGCACAACTGGGCCGGGCGCTCCGTTCCCTACATCACGGGCGGCGACCGGCTCGCCCGCCCGTTCCGGTGGCGGTCCCCGGGCGGCGGCGAGCTGATCGTCTGGTTCACCGACACCCCGCACGGCATGGCCTACATGGAGGGCAACACCGTCGGGCTCGTCGACGGCTACGACCTCGCCGAGGACCTGCTGCCCCGCTACCTCGGGTCCCTCGCCGACCGGCCCTACCCCTACGGGCCCGGGACGTTCGGCTGGTACGCCGCGCCCGGCCAGGTCGGCGCCGCCAAGGACCCCGACTTCCTGGACGCCGTGCACCTGCGCGTCCAGGGCGCGCACGCCGACAACGCCGGGCCGTCGATCGTCCCCGCCGACATCGCGCACCGCTGGAACGAGACCTGGGCCTACCCGCGGCTGCGGATGGCGACCAACGCCGACTTCTTCGAGTACGTCGAGGAGCACCACGGCGACCGCCTCCAGACCCACGAGGGCGACTGGACGGACTGGTGGGCCGACGGCCTCGGCTCCGGCGCCCGGCCGCTCGGCTACGTCCGGCGGGCGCAGAACGTCCTGCGCGCCGCCGAGACGCTGCACGCCCTCGCCGACGAGCGCAGCGGCGATCGCACCGGCGCCTCCGCGGCGATCGACGAGGCCTACGACCGGGCCGCGCTGTTCGACGAGCACACCTGGGGCGCCGCCAACCCGTGGGAGGACGCCGAGGAGGGCGGCGACTCCGGCGGCCTGCAGTGGACCCGCAAGTCCCAGGTCGGCTACCAGGCCCACGACGACGCCCTCGACCTGCTCCAGGCGGGCGCGCGGCGGATCGGCGCGACGTTCGGGGCCGCGCCGGACGCGCTCGCCTCGTTCCTCGTCGTCAACCCCGGCACGGCCGCCCGCACCGACGCGGCCCGCGCGTTCCTGCCCCGCGACGTCGTCGCCGTCGACGTGCCCATCGCGCTCGTGGACGCCCGCACCGGCGAACCCGTCCCGCACCGCGAGGAGGAGGTCGACCCGGACGAGTGGCCGACCCGTCCCATCGGCCGCCACCTGGAGGCCGTCGTCCCGGACGTCCCCGGCCACGGGCACGTCCGCGTCGACGTCGTCCGGGCCGAGGCGGGCGCGCCGGAGCCGGTCGACCTCGGCTCCGGCGGCACGATCGAGAACGAGTTCTACCGGGTCGTCTACGACCTCAGGGAAGGGCACATCGCCTCGGTCTTCGACAAGACCGCCGGCCGCGAGCTGGTGAACGCCGACGCCGTCGCCGGGTTCGGGCAGTACGTCTACGACCGGTACGCGACCGCGCCGCACTTCAACCACATGTCCGGGCACATGCTCGTGCACGACAAGACGATGCTCGGCGACCGGGCCGTAGCCACCCACGCCACCGTCACCGAGTGCAGCCGCACCCCCGCCGGGGAGCGGCTCGTCGTCGAGCTGCACGGCAAGGGCGTCGACTGGCTGCGCACGACCATCGACCTGTACGCGGGCGTACCGCGCGTGGACGTCCGCTACCAGCTCGGCAAGCAGCCCACCGCGGCCAAGGAGGCGGTCTTCTTCGCGTTCCCGTTCGCCGTGGACGGCCCGCCCGCCGCGTGGGAGCTGACCGGCGGCGTCGGCGGCACCGGCGTCCCGAGCGTCCCGGGGTCGGCGGAGCACATGCGCCCGATCCGCCACTGGGTCGCCTTCGAGGACCCCGAACTCACCGTCGCGTGGGCGACGCTGGAGGCGCCGCTCGTCCAGTTCGGCTCCATCCACATGCCCTACGCGCCGTTCCCGCCCACGCTGGACGAGGAGGACGGCACCGTCTACTCCTGGGCGCTGAACAACATCTGGGACACCAACTTCCCGTCCCAGCAGCAGGGCGAGACCACGTTCCGGTACGCGTTCGCGTCCGGCGCGGCGGGCTCGGGCCGCCGGCTCGGCGCCCGCACGGCCGCCGGGATCACCGACCCGTTCGTCGCCACCCTCGCCACCGGCGACATGCCCGCCGCGGAATCGGGGACCTTCCTGCGCGTGGACGACCCGGACGTGCTCGTCACCTCCGTGGGCCGCGCCCGGGACGGCGAGGGGCTGGCCGTCCGGCTCCAGTCGCTCGCCGCCGGACCGGTGGAGACGGGCCTGCACGTGCCGGGCGCCGCCCGCGCCTCGCTGAGCGGTGGTCTGGAGCGTGACCCGGCGGAGCTGCCCGTCCGGGACGGCACCATGACGGTGCGGCTGCCCGCCTGCGGCGTCGCCACCGTCACGGTTCGGCGTTGA
- the sodN gene encoding superoxide dismutase, Ni, translating into MLLKLLRPKTTVSAHCDLPCGVYDPAQARIEAESVKAIIEKYAANEDPEFRARAILIKEQRSQLVKEHLWVLWTDYFKPPHFEKYPQLHQLFNEATKLAGASGTKGGMDSKAAEDLLAKIAEIDKIFWETKQG; encoded by the coding sequence GTGTTGCTCAAGCTTCTGCGCCCGAAGACCACGGTGTCTGCGCACTGCGACCTGCCGTGCGGCGTCTACGACCCGGCGCAGGCCCGGATCGAGGCCGAGTCCGTGAAGGCGATCATTGAGAAGTACGCCGCCAACGAGGACCCGGAGTTCCGCGCCCGGGCGATCCTGATCAAGGAGCAGCGCTCGCAGCTGGTCAAGGAGCACCTGTGGGTGCTCTGGACCGACTACTTCAAGCCGCCGCACTTCGAGAAGTACCCGCAGCTGCACCAGCTGTTCAACGAGGCCACCAAGCTCGCGGGCGCCTCCGGCACCAAGGGCGGTATGGACTCCAAGGCCGCGGAGGACCTGCTGGCGAAGATCGCCGAGATCGACAAGATCTTCTGGGAGACCAAGCAGGGCTGA
- a CDS encoding enolase C-terminal domain-like protein, which translates to MKITGIRATTVTVPLEAPLLHSNGAHWGRFVRTIVEVEADNGLVGLGEMGGGGQSAEAAFQALAPHLEGHDPFELEALRFKIANPTASLYNNRTQMLAAIEFACLDLVGQHLGVPVHDLLGGRIRESVPFASYLFYRYPGAGGSAEVRTPEQLVEHARALKDAHGFTVHKLKGGVFPPGHELECYKALAEAFPGDRFRYDPNSVLSLEEGLRFGKAIEDLPNDYLEDPVLGLEGLRLVRERVNVPLATNTVVVNFEQLAANVLRRSADVVLLDTTFWGGIRPCVKAAGVCETFQIGVAVHSSGELGIQLATMLHLGAVLPNLTYAADAHYHHLADDVIEGGPMRYSGGRIPVPSGPGLGVRLDRDKVAEYAELYRELGGYPYDRDPGRPGWYPLVPNDRWADPDAALPPLA; encoded by the coding sequence ATGAAGATCACAGGCATCCGCGCCACCACGGTCACCGTGCCGCTGGAGGCGCCCCTCCTGCACAGCAACGGCGCGCACTGGGGCCGCTTCGTCCGGACGATCGTCGAGGTCGAGGCCGACAACGGCCTGGTCGGGCTCGGCGAGATGGGCGGCGGCGGGCAGAGCGCCGAGGCCGCCTTCCAGGCCCTCGCCCCGCACCTGGAGGGCCACGACCCGTTCGAGCTGGAGGCGCTCCGCTTCAAGATCGCCAACCCGACGGCGAGCCTGTACAACAACCGCACGCAGATGCTCGCCGCCATCGAGTTCGCCTGCCTCGACCTCGTCGGCCAGCATCTCGGCGTCCCGGTGCACGACCTGCTCGGCGGCCGCATCCGCGAGTCCGTCCCGTTCGCGTCCTACCTGTTCTACCGCTACCCGGGCGCCGGGGGCTCGGCGGAGGTCCGCACCCCCGAGCAGCTCGTCGAGCATGCCCGCGCGCTCAAGGACGCGCACGGGTTCACCGTCCACAAGCTGAAGGGCGGGGTGTTCCCGCCGGGCCACGAGCTGGAGTGCTACAAGGCGCTCGCCGAGGCGTTCCCCGGCGACCGCTTCCGCTACGACCCGAACTCCGTGCTGAGCCTGGAGGAGGGCCTGCGGTTCGGGAAGGCCATCGAGGACCTGCCCAACGACTATCTGGAGGACCCCGTCCTCGGGCTGGAGGGGCTGCGGCTCGTCCGCGAGCGCGTCAACGTCCCGCTCGCCACCAACACCGTCGTCGTGAACTTCGAGCAGCTCGCCGCGAACGTGCTGCGCCGCAGCGCGGACGTCGTCCTGCTCGACACCACGTTCTGGGGCGGCATCCGGCCGTGCGTGAAGGCCGCCGGCGTGTGCGAGACGTTCCAGATCGGCGTCGCCGTCCACTCCTCCGGCGAGCTCGGCATCCAGCTCGCCACCATGCTGCACCTCGGCGCCGTCCTGCCCAACCTCACCTACGCCGCCGACGCGCACTACCACCACCTCGCCGACGACGTCATCGAGGGCGGGCCGATGCGGTACTCCGGCGGCAGGATCCCGGTGCCGTCCGGCCCCGGCCTCGGCGTCCGCCTGGACCGTGACAAGGTGGCCGAGTACGCGGAGCTGTACCGGGAGCTCGGCGGCTACCCCTACGACCGCGACCCCGGCCGCCCGGGCTGGTACCCGCTCGTCCCCAACGACCGGTGGGCCGATCCCGACGCCGCACTTCCGCCGCTCGCATAA
- a CDS encoding ABC transporter substrate-binding protein, whose translation MVPSKRLQVTALTVGALLLAAGCGSGDSGGSRSELKLYNDKGAWKPFFEQMGALGKQQTGLDMTPVGYTDEPTYTAFIKTSFRTNVKPDLFTWTTGGRLEEIVKQNQVAETTKIWQDGIAGGDLTEDLKKYYTVDGKQYCVPLNTAYWGMFYNKKIFDKYDLKPPATWAELEKTAQTLKSKGQVPFNQTTPTSLFSFAWFEQILAGTDPDLYERLSKGQASYTDPGVVKAMERWKTMIDAGWFSKPGDKADPADHFKSGDAAMVINGTWFNTSMTQRGLKQGEDYGFFFVPNVDPALPKRSLVFESGPLCSLRKAPDAAASTKYLKWWITPAAQEKWANARGDVSGNPKVKVADPELDKVTKEAASGGNRLVLRYFEAAPAPVLTEALSGFDKFLNKPETYMDVLKGIQKVNEDYWKSH comes from the coding sequence ATGGTGCCGTCCAAGCGACTCCAGGTGACCGCGCTCACCGTGGGCGCGCTGCTGCTCGCCGCCGGCTGCGGGTCCGGCGACTCGGGCGGGAGCAGGTCCGAGCTCAAGCTCTACAACGACAAGGGCGCGTGGAAGCCCTTCTTCGAGCAGATGGGCGCCCTCGGCAAGCAGCAGACCGGCCTGGACATGACGCCGGTCGGCTACACCGACGAACCGACCTACACGGCGTTCATCAAGACCTCGTTCCGCACGAACGTCAAGCCCGACCTGTTCACCTGGACGACCGGCGGGCGCCTGGAAGAGATCGTCAAGCAGAACCAGGTCGCCGAGACCACGAAGATCTGGCAGGACGGCATCGCCGGAGGCGACCTCACCGAGGACCTGAAGAAGTACTACACCGTCGACGGCAAGCAGTACTGCGTCCCGCTGAACACCGCGTACTGGGGGATGTTCTACAACAAGAAGATCTTCGACAAGTACGACCTGAAGCCGCCCGCGACGTGGGCGGAACTGGAGAAGACGGCGCAGACGCTGAAGTCGAAGGGGCAGGTGCCCTTCAACCAGACCACCCCGACGTCGCTGTTCTCCTTCGCCTGGTTCGAGCAGATCCTCGCCGGCACCGACCCCGACCTGTACGAGCGGCTGTCGAAGGGCCAGGCGTCCTACACCGATCCCGGCGTCGTGAAGGCGATGGAGCGCTGGAAGACGATGATCGACGCCGGCTGGTTCAGCAAGCCGGGCGACAAGGCCGACCCCGCCGACCACTTCAAGTCCGGCGACGCGGCCATGGTCATCAACGGCACCTGGTTCAACACGAGCATGACCCAGCGCGGCCTCAAGCAGGGCGAGGACTACGGGTTCTTCTTCGTCCCGAACGTCGACCCGGCACTGCCGAAGCGGTCGCTGGTGTTCGAGAGCGGCCCGCTGTGCTCGCTGCGCAAGGCCCCCGACGCGGCCGCCAGCACCAAGTACCTCAAGTGGTGGATCACGCCCGCCGCGCAGGAGAAGTGGGCGAACGCGCGCGGCGACGTGTCCGGCAACCCGAAGGTCAAGGTCGCCGACCCCGAGCTGGACAAGGTCACCAAGGAGGCCGCGTCGGGCGGCAACCGCCTCGTCCTGCGCTACTTCGAGGCGGCCCCCGCGCCCGTGCTCACCGAGGCGCTCAGCGGCTTCGACAAGTTCCTCAACAAGCCGGAGACCTACATGGACGTGCTCAAGGGCATCCAGAAGGTCAACGAGGACTACTGGAAGTCGCACTGA
- a CDS encoding GNAT family N-acetyltransferase, which translates to MIRYATAGDVPEILRLIRELAEYERALHEVKATEDQLRDRLFGDDPQVFAHVAEHDGRVVGFAVWFLTFSTWNGTHGIYLEDLFVEPEYRGHGYGRALLTELARVADDRGYGRVEWSVLDWNEPAIGFYRALGAGPKDGWTVYRLTGDALTRAARPSDG; encoded by the coding sequence GTGATTCGTTACGCGACGGCCGGCGACGTCCCGGAGATCCTGCGGCTGATCCGCGAGCTGGCGGAGTACGAGCGCGCCCTCCACGAGGTGAAGGCGACCGAGGACCAGCTCCGGGACCGGCTGTTCGGCGACGACCCCCAGGTCTTCGCCCACGTCGCCGAGCACGACGGCCGGGTCGTCGGGTTCGCCGTGTGGTTCCTCACGTTCTCCACGTGGAACGGCACGCACGGCATCTACCTGGAAGACCTGTTCGTCGAGCCGGAGTACCGCGGCCACGGTTACGGCAGGGCGCTGCTCACCGAGCTGGCCCGCGTCGCCGACGACCGCGGGTACGGGCGCGTCGAATGGTCCGTCCTGGACTGGAACGAGCCCGCGATCGGGTTCTACAGGGCCCTCGGCGCCGGCCCGAAGGACGGGTGGACGGTCTACCGCCTCACCGGCGACGCCCTCACCCGGGCCGCCCGGCCGTCCGACGGCTGA
- a CDS encoding carbohydrate ABC transporter permease → MSTHKATADRPKLTVVPPAGGGRRKASGARPGRGFALHGRFRHAYISPAVLFVAVLLYLPFLWTAYLSLTSYDGLASPEFTGLDNYRRLLEDDALVTSIRNTLLWVVGTVVLPVGLGLLVAVLSYDLRRGAWFRLPFLLPYAMSGAGLGVIWGFILQPDGMANQILTLFGMPGGDTAFLQDGPRNTVAMIVVWTWQQLGVNMLLFVVGLQSIPKAPIEAARIDGASGWAMFRHVIWPLMRPITTVVFGLALVAGLKNFDIVWVMTQGGPGRSSETLAVTMYRDVFVANEYGYGSAVAVLLTTITGLASYVYLRRQVSREELPR, encoded by the coding sequence ATGAGCACGCACAAGGCCACCGCCGACCGTCCCAAGCTGACGGTGGTGCCCCCCGCGGGCGGCGGGCGCCGCAAGGCGTCCGGCGCCCGCCCCGGCCGGGGGTTCGCGCTGCACGGCCGGTTCCGGCACGCCTACATCTCACCGGCCGTGCTGTTCGTCGCCGTCCTGCTCTACCTGCCGTTCCTGTGGACGGCGTACCTGAGCCTGACCAGCTACGACGGGCTCGCCTCACCCGAGTTCACCGGCCTGGACAACTACCGGCGGCTCCTTGAGGACGACGCGCTCGTCACCTCGATCCGCAACACGCTGCTGTGGGTCGTCGGCACCGTCGTCCTGCCGGTGGGGCTCGGCCTGCTCGTCGCCGTCCTGTCCTACGACCTCAGGCGGGGAGCGTGGTTCCGGCTGCCGTTCCTGCTCCCGTACGCGATGTCGGGCGCCGGCCTCGGCGTGATCTGGGGCTTCATCCTCCAGCCGGACGGGATGGCGAACCAGATCCTGACCCTGTTCGGGATGCCGGGCGGCGACACCGCGTTCCTCCAGGACGGCCCCCGCAACACCGTCGCCATGATCGTGGTGTGGACGTGGCAGCAGCTCGGCGTCAACATGCTGCTGTTCGTCGTCGGCCTCCAGTCGATCCCGAAGGCGCCGATCGAGGCCGCCCGCATCGACGGCGCGTCCGGATGGGCGATGTTCCGGCACGTCATCTGGCCGCTGATGCGCCCGATCACCACCGTGGTGTTCGGTCTCGCGCTCGTCGCCGGCCTGAAGAACTTCGACATCGTGTGGGTGATGACGCAGGGCGGTCCCGGGCGCTCGTCCGAGACCCTCGCCGTGACCATGTACCGGGACGTGTTCGTCGCCAACGAGTACGGCTACGGGTCGGCGGTCGCGGTGCTGCTCACCACCATCACGGGCCTGGCCTCGTACGTCTACCTGCGCCGCCAGGTGAGCAGGGAGGAGCTGCCGCGATGA
- a CDS encoding carbohydrate ABC transporter permease, with amino-acid sequence MSGARLIHVRRAVLAALGLVWLFPTYLIVANAVRPAGDYDPSDAVKPPSSIGLFDNIAQAWDRTAVGDTLLSTLLYSVVSPALAVLMGALAGYAIVVLRLRHGFAWFVVIFAGTVVPFQMLLVPLFVGYSKVTLYDDRLGLIIIYSAINVPLAALVMRNFFGNVAVSIFEAARLDGASTFRIFWRIYLPLSAAALAAVFILEFTFVWNDLLFGLTLSQSPTVRPVWAELSALTTDVYAGTPVPIALAAGLVVSLPTVAIFLATQRLFTRGLTLAQF; translated from the coding sequence ATGAGCGGAGCGAGACTGATCCACGTGCGCCGCGCCGTGCTGGCGGCGCTGGGCCTGGTGTGGCTCTTCCCCACCTACCTGATCGTCGCGAACGCGGTGCGGCCCGCCGGCGACTACGACCCCTCGGACGCGGTGAAGCCGCCGTCATCGATCGGCCTGTTCGACAACATCGCGCAGGCCTGGGACCGGACCGCCGTCGGCGACACCCTGCTCAGCACCCTGCTGTACAGCGTCGTCTCGCCCGCGCTGGCCGTCCTGATGGGCGCGCTCGCCGGGTACGCGATCGTGGTGCTGCGCCTGCGGCACGGCTTCGCGTGGTTCGTGGTCATCTTCGCCGGGACCGTCGTGCCGTTCCAGATGCTGCTGGTGCCGCTGTTCGTCGGCTACAGCAAGGTCACGCTGTACGACGACCGCCTCGGGCTGATCATCATCTACTCGGCGATCAACGTGCCGCTGGCCGCGCTGGTGATGCGCAACTTCTTCGGCAACGTCGCCGTGTCGATCTTCGAGGCGGCCCGGCTGGACGGCGCGTCCACCTTCCGGATCTTCTGGCGGATCTACCTGCCGCTGTCGGCGGCGGCCCTGGCCGCCGTGTTCATCCTGGAGTTCACGTTCGTCTGGAACGACCTGCTGTTCGGCCTGACGCTCTCGCAGTCGCCGACCGTCCGGCCCGTGTGGGCCGAGCTGTCCGCGCTGACCACCGACGTCTACGCCGGGACGCCGGTCCCGATCGCGCTGGCCGCCGGCCTGGTGGTCTCCCTGCCGACCGTCGCGATCTTCCTCGCCACCCAGCGCCTGTTCACCCGCGGCCTCACCCTCGCCCAGTTCTAA
- a CDS encoding FadR/GntR family transcriptional regulator yields the protein MSQDVARPSLADALTERMLELIRAGGLRAGDRLPSARELSQRFAVTTPTLREALRRLEATGAIQLRHGSGIYVGADLERVVIPNPNVRELEADRLLQLLDARLLIEPPLAGRAARRSRPADIELLRALLDQAGADLGTDAPEAEARLHKANMAFHREVAGVAGNSVLCEVIDSLLSVHAIEQRAIQRIFDDRVRDFDEHTAILAAIEAGAERDAESLMRAHLADVKHVIEQRLA from the coding sequence ATGTCACAGGATGTGGCCCGGCCTAGCCTGGCGGACGCCCTCACGGAGCGGATGCTGGAGCTGATCAGGGCCGGCGGCCTGCGCGCCGGCGACCGGCTGCCGTCCGCGCGGGAGCTGTCCCAGCGCTTCGCGGTGACGACGCCGACGCTGCGGGAGGCGCTGCGCCGGCTGGAGGCCACCGGGGCGATCCAGCTCCGGCACGGCTCGGGCATCTATGTGGGCGCCGACCTCGAACGCGTGGTCATCCCCAACCCCAACGTCCGGGAACTGGAGGCCGACCGGCTGCTCCAGCTGCTGGACGCGCGGCTGCTCATCGAGCCGCCGCTGGCCGGACGGGCGGCCCGCCGGTCGCGGCCGGCCGACATCGAGCTGCTCCGGGCCCTCCTCGACCAGGCGGGCGCGGACCTCGGCACGGACGCGCCGGAGGCGGAGGCCCGCCTGCACAAGGCGAACATGGCCTTCCACCGGGAGGTCGCCGGCGTCGCCGGCAACTCCGTGCTCTGCGAGGTCATCGACTCGCTGCTGTCGGTGCACGCCATCGAGCAGCGCGCGATACAGCGGATCTTCGACGACCGCGTCCGCGACTTCGACGAGCACACCGCGATCCTCGCCGCCATCGAGGCGGGCGCGGAGAGGGACGCCGAGTCCCTCATGCGGGCCCACCTCGCCGACGTCAAGCACGTGATCGAGCAGCGGCTCGCCTGA